Genomic DNA from Prunus persica cultivar Lovell chromosome G1, Prunus_persica_NCBIv2, whole genome shotgun sequence:
aggccaaacaggccactctcatcgacacgtctccggacgtaggccaaacgggccacacacATCGACAAGTCTCCGGACGTTGGCTAAACGGGCTACacacatcgacacgtctccggacatAGGCCAAATGGgccacactcatcgacacTCGCCAAATGGgccacactcatcgacacatctccggacgtaggctaAACGGGTCtcactcatcgacacgtctccgaaCGTAGGTCAAACGGGCCACACACATCTACACGTCAACGGACGtgggccaaacgggccactctTATcaacacgtctccggacgtaggccaaacgggccactctTATTGACATGTTTCACGACGTAGGCAAAACGGGCCACacacatcgacacgtctccggacgtaggccaaacgggccactctcatcaacacgtctccggacgtaggccaaatgGGCCACAtacatcgacacgtctctggacataggccaaacgggccacactcATCTACACGTCTccagacgtaggccaaacgggccactctCATCGCcactctcatcgacacgtctctgAACGTAAGACAAACGGgccacactcatcgacacgtctccggacgtaggccaaacgggtctCACTCATCGACATGTCTCCAGACGTAGAccaaacgggccacacacatcgacacgtcttcggaagtaggccaaacggaccactctcatcgacacgtctccggacgtaggccaaacgggtcacaCACATCGACACGCCTctggacgtaggccaaacgggccactcttatcgacacgtctccagaCGTAGGCTAAACGGGCCACTCTCATTGACACATCTCCgaacgtaggccaaacgggccacacacATCGACATGTCTCCGAAcataggccaaacgggtcattctcatcgacacgtctctggACGTGGGCTAAACGGGTCACAGTCATCGATATGTCTCAGAACGTAGGCTAAACGAGTCACTCTCATCAACACGTTTTTAGACGTAGACCAAACGGGTCACACTGATCGACACGTATAGGACGTAGGCCAGATATGCCACAACCCAGAAACGctcaagcagttcacaagaCATTATCATTATGCGAATTGAAGTTAGAAAAAGCAACTGAAATTTTCATAGCAATGTGACCAACCGGCTGagttcaacaaaaaaatggtCAAACAGGAccaaatattttaaacaagAAAGTTCGTCTTAAGCAGGTCAAACATGCATGCATCCCCTGCAAGGCTGGACTTGTTCACTTTGGGATCAACCGCCTACATTGAAGATCCCTTCGTCCGGGCAATGACTCTCTCGTCTTTTTAGCCTCCGCCAACCTCACCTCCAAATGAGTCAATTATACTGAATCAACTTTACACTTGACTGCTCGTGACTCAACAACTGGATTATGAGCAGACTTCCTGCTTCGATCTTCATCCTTTGACTGATGTAAATAACTCGAACTTCAAAAAGGAATATTTGCATCTCTTTGACGCTAGGCAGAACGAGATCAAGCACGAGCTGTTCCAAGAAGCTGATCATGGTCTTCAAGCTTGTCAGCATGAGGCTCGAGTAGAACACCCTGAACACCGCGCATACCACCAACCATCCTGCTATCTACACCAATGAGATGTTTGAACCTGGCAGATGATGATGGAACCGTTTTTACTTGAGTATTCTCAGCAGAAGGGATCCTTGGCTTCTTTCTCAACGGGGACACATCTTTCGCCAGTGAAGTTGCAACTTCATTTTTTGAAGACGACATCAGCCTTCCCCTTTGAAGGAAAGTCTGGTAGAACACTCCTTCTGTCCAGCCAGCAGGTCATCCAAGTCTGAACCATTATGCTTCCATCTCTCAACATCCTGGGCAAGGGGCAAACCACCAACTTCCTCCCGATACCCGCTCAGCTGACGTGGCCCAGCATGCTCTAGTCCAGACCTACGATGATAAGCAGCATCTGGTCCATCTGCGCGCACCTGCTCTACCACAGCTGCCGCCCACTGCCAACCGTCGCATGTCACGACAACAACTAGCCAGACTTCCCCCAGCTGGCCTTcgcagcaaaaaaaaaaaagacaaaggaaaaagaaatatacatgCTCGACTTACCTTAGGATGCACGGCGACTCCTCTCTTCGACAAGCGgtacaaattctccaagatctctctcaagctagaaagtagagaagttaAGTTTGCAATGggaagaagagtgaagagaagccatGCATTTACACAGGTTGGGCATCCTAGGTCAAGAAGGAATCACAAGCTCGTTTCTACTGAGAACCCAACTCCAAGAACAGTCAAAAGCTCACTCCATTTGGGAACCCAATCTACAAAAGGAGCCCGAGTCACAGAAGGAAGCCCAATTACAACTGGACAGCCCAATAGTTGATtcacatctcctacatgccaccaCGCGCCATGTagaagctggggggcatttgtgggaaccaaattaaacctgaaccctaggtcaaataattaggccaatcaatttgggaattatttaACCGGATTAGAagttacctaacctaattgggagttacctaacctaattgggaattacttAATCAAATTGGGGGTTACTTGATCCTCAtcttaattagggatttggttAAATCCCTAATCcctaaatacaccaaccttaccaaccacaccaacttcaccaactacaccaacctcaccaacctcaccaactacaccaaccccaccaacctcTCCAAGGCCACTACAAATACTTGGTTACGCACAAAGATGAGGTACGTCAGAACTACGACTAAAGCCTCTGTAGAGACCTTCCCTCACAGACCCTAGCtacttcctctctctctctcttttagaTAAGGCTTCGGCCGCCTggtttatattataaacatatCTCCGTACCctattagctattgttttctatACGATTCAATTGAACTAATTAAGGTATCgaagggcctttggccaacacccccgggtgtggtcctcttatttgttctattttgcagggagaaagaggcagcgaagaagaaaagagaatctTTCCAatcgaatattctcgtgggaaatttgctcccacaacaattacaataaatagtttttatGGGCAAAGTTATGCGCTTTATGATTCATACCAAACACTGTTTTTGGTGTAATTATTTATCCTCGCTCTATAGATATAaaagatataaataaattattgtaaTACGTAACAATTAGaatgcaaattttatttggtttttcttttcgggTAATCGTCAAGGTTCTTTGCTATGGTCAAAATAAGAACATAATGAACCAAATCAACATAAGAAGTCACTTCTACCTTATTCATGTTTCCTCAAAGATAAAATGAAGATTCAATTAGATTCAATCAATTTGAAACTTGGTTTGCTGTTTGTGGTTGGTCTTGTAACTCCAAGTTGTTTTCCGTctgtttcataaaaaatttctgaacgtttggtttcattttctatttgaCTGTGATAATAGGATCTAGGCAGATTTTTTTGTCCAACATTGTTTGCATAATTTTGTTGTTATCGACGTAATTAAGTGTACCAATGTCCAGTCCAATCCCATGAAGTATTAGTATTTGTAGAGAAACTTGGCATTCCTTGAATATTTTCAGTGTTTCTTGCTGCCATTGATCTTCCCCAGTGCTTTGAGTAAACGTTGTAGATGGAAGATCATAACTTTCAACCTTTTAGAATTATTATCTTCTCTGTTCTCCTTAGATTGCCGTGAATTAACATTGTTGATAAATAAAGTAAGATTGGATATCATGTTCCAAATCTTACCATCTACTGCTATTTTTGGGAATCACAATATGAGCTGAAAACAAGATGAGCAGATAGTTATTGATGTGTAAGACGTGTGCTTCGTTTGGGGTTTAATTTAGTTTCAGTTGGCTTGATTAGATTGGTTATTTGGCTTCAGAGTTtgataattgttgaattttcttttccttatttttttgtgtttgggattttttttaatttctcatttttgtttttttttaatttccatgaGTTTGGACTTACTGCAGAATAAATTAACTCCTAAGTTTTATTAATTGAAAGATAGAGACGCAAAACATTGACAGAAtataattcatatatatatatatacattgacagaatataattcatatatatatatatatatgcctgCCTTGGTTGCGTGTATGTTTGTAGAACAGATGGTATGAGCTGCATTTacatattattataacagagaaaaaaagaatgattAAACCAGCTAAGGATCATGACAAAAACCGAAGATTCAGTTAGATTTATTTTGCAGCAAATCACTGCAAAACTGCAAAACTGCATCCATATCTCCGATGCTCAGGCTAGCCAATGTGTCATATAAACTGCATATACAGTAATATAAGGCAACACATAAAACTGTAAGCATTGACAATTGTAATAGTCATTATCATAATTATTAATgtcaaagaaatgaaaatgaataatTGCTGATGTTTCCATGGACTTAATGCAGATGTGCAATCTTATATATTAAGTCTTCCTGCTGCAAATCCAATAAATCTTGTAGAGCAATCCTATAGCTATAGCAGGAACAATAAATGGCCCAGGAGATGAAAATTGAGATTGTCAAGAAGGAAACCGTAAAACCATCTTCCCCAACTCCCCACAACCTCAAAAGTTTCAAGCTCTCTCTTTTAGATCAGCTTTCTCCTGTAGCATATGGTCCTTTGGTTCTTTTCTACCCAACAATGTCAGTGAGGTTAACAGAGGAAAGGTCGCATCAGCTAAAGAAATCACTCTCAGAAGCCTTAACTCGCTTCTATCCACTTGCTGGAAGAATCAAAGATAACCTGTTTATTGAATGTAATGATGAGGGGGCTGTCTATGTTGAAGCTCGAGTCAACGCCCTTCTGTCGAACTTCCTCGATCAACCCAACTTGGAAATACTAAAATTGCTCCTTCCCATTAAGGTTGAATCCCCTGAAGCATCCACAGGGTGCCTGCTGCTTGTTCAAGCCAGTTTCTTTGAGTGTGGAGGATTGGCCATAGGGGTGTGCATGTCACACAAGCTTGCTGATGCATCAACTTTGAGCACATTCATCAAAGTTTGGGCTGCCACAGCTCTTGGCCTTGGTCACACTGTGGTACCAGATTTCAGCGCAGCAACCCGATACCCGCCTAGAGATTTCTCAGCGCAGAGTCCTGCAGCTGCCATGGAGATGAAGATAGTCAAGTGTGTCGCAAAGAGATTTGTGTTTGATGGTCCAAAGATGAGAGCTCTTAAAGCTAAAGTCACTAGTGGAAGTGTGCAGAGACCTACAAGAGTTGAGGCTGTAACAGGCCTCATTTGGAATTGTGCAAGGAAGGCGTCAAAACTAAGTTCAGGGATTTCCAAGTTATCAATGGTGTCACAATCTGTCAACATACGCAAAAGGGTTGTGCCAGGATTGCCACAAACCTCAATTGGAAACCTTGTGGGGTACTACACTGCAATGGCAGAGGAGAGTGGAATAGAGTTGAACTCCATGGAATTGGTTTCTCGACTGAGGAACGGGATGGTTGAATTTAATGAAATCCATTCCAAGAGATTGCAAGGGGACATTGTGTTTGAAGCTATATGTGAGTATTTTAAGGAGATAGAAAACATTATGAGAAGAGATGACATAAACTTGTTTGTCTGTACAAGTTTATGCAACTTTGGAATATATGAGATTGATTTTGGGTGGGGAAAGCCAATTTGGGTGAGCATACCTTTTGATATACTCAAGAATTTTGCTAGTTTGATTGACACAAAGGAGGGTGATGGAATAGATGCATGGATAAGTTTAAGTGAGGAAGACATGGCCTTATTTGAACGTGACCCGGAACTTCTTGCTTTCGCTTCTTTAAATCCAAATGTATTTGGACCTGTAACAAGGAGATCTTCTCTTTAGTTTCTTAGGATTTATTTGGTGTTTTTGCtggtttttctcttcttgttcTGGAATAAGAATTTTctgtttgaaattgaataaatgCAACTCTGCAATGCCAAGGAACTCTACACTTTATGGTATAAGTTAACTGTTTAAGCTCACGCCTCACACAAAACACCATTTTAAGAGGTTTTCCAAATATGCTTCACTTTTCAATGGAAATCGAAGACAGAGCAATACCCTATAAAACCTTGGAAATGCTACTTTAGTGggacaaattgaaaacctcAAATAGCTTTACAAAATTTAATTGGACCCAAGAACATGGTCATAATTGGACCCAACAATTGAGGTTCATGCACATTctatacaaaatatttaagaCGGATCTCTATAGGCCCTTGCTCATGGAAGATCTCCTCAAAAATTCTGTAACCAATTTGGAGAATGCAGAAGAACTATCCTCAAGTAACCGAGCTGGAGAATCATACTCTAAAACCCTGCCTGTATGAATCAAAGGTTAATAAAATCTTTTAAATCGTGTCACCTAATCAATATTAAGTTTTTCAGTCATCCGTAAATGTTATTTCTGACCAGgtttcaatattaatatgcttCAACTATAATATCTGCTCAAGTGGAATTTTCTATCCATTTTGGAACATATCTACAGAGCAGGTTATACTAACAGTACCTTCATCAAGAACTAAAACCAGGTCATTGTCGATAACCGTAGGAATCCGGTGAGCCACAGTGATCACAGTGCATCCACtcgtttcttttcttattgtcTGCTGAATTAGAATATCGGTTGCTGTATCAACAGAAGCTGTAGCCTCATCCATGACgataattttccttttctttaaaaGCACTCGGGCCAGGCAAACAAGCTGCCTCTGTCCAACactccagttttctccatcttCAGCAACTGTTCAGTGTTTGAacgaattaaaatataaaaactgaactgcttTGGTTGCTCATATGATTTAGTAGATTATTAGATCTCCATACCAGGTGTATCAAGAAGCCTTTGGTCCTGCCTAATGATCTCCGCCAGTCGACATTGATTCAGAACCTGTGTTATTGAATTATATAAGTAACAATACCACAATATATCGTTCTTGTAAATAAAGACTTTGATCCTAACCTCCCAGAGTGCTTGATCAGAATGTTGTTTCAAAGGATCCAGATTGGTCCTCATTGTTCCTTGAAATAAAGTTGGGTCTTGTGGAATAATGCTCAACCTTGACCTTAAGTCCTGCAGACCTATTTTAGAAATATCAACACCATCAATAAGAATCTGCCCTCCTGAGGGTTCCACTATCCTGAAGAGCGCTTGGATCAAAGTGGACTTTCCACTCCCTGTCCTGCCTACGACTCCTATTTTCTTCCCTCCAGGGAAGGTGCAAGTGATCCCTTTGAGAACAGTTGGGAGAGCTGGATTATATTGCACACGAAGGTTTTCGATTTCAATTTTTCCTGCCATTGGCCATTCAGGAACTGGTCTACTATCTTCAATCACTAGTGGTGCTTCAATTGGTATCTTCGTGAACTGAAGAATTCTCTCCACTGatatcattttgttttctacATTGCATGTATTCCATATCACCCAAGCTTGCAGAACATTTAGGTTCAAACCATAAGTAGCAGCCAAACCTGCCAAACCTGAGACCGAAGCAACATTGACAATTAACTTTTAAAGCTTATGGTGTTAATATTTCCTCATATTTCATCAGGGATTGGAGGGGCTTACTAGGATCAATGGCAGACCTAGGCAGGCTGACCAAGATGATAAGAACAATGAAGTAAACAAGGTTGAACAGAAAATTGGTCCGAACAGACAGCCATTCCATCGTGCCATAATTGTGAAAGACTATGCGGGAATAATCATCAATCAGGTCCATTGTTTTCATCATAAAACGGTCTTCTTGATTGAAACAACGAACTGTTCCTGCACCTGCGATTGATTCTGAAAAGTGATGTAGAATTGGAGCCTTTCGAATTCCAACCATCCTGGCGAGTTCTCTGGCGGTGGTAATGTAATAAGCctgcaaaatatatatatatatatatatatatatatatatatataaaacaagatAAATACCTGTGCACCGAGGTACTTGAATATGAGCTCCAAGAAACATtaactttcaaattttgaaaaaacaataaacCATTACATTTTACTTGTTAGGGAAATATGGTTAAGATTTTCCTTGCAGGTAGAAGGAGTTTGGTTACAATCAAAATGTGGAAacatggaaaaataaattcaaaatgggGTTTCTCTTACTTGATACCACATGGAGAGTGCAAAAACGCCAAGGCAAAGAATGAAGACTTGCCAGGCCACTTGAGACATAAGGATGCTGATGCTTATTAGCTGGACGAGGGCAAATACCAATCCAGCTAATCTATATGGAATGTCAGTGTCTACTGTGCTTTGATCCGTAGAACACTGCAACAATTAATATGTTTTTGGAAAGGAAAATAAGAGTTAGAACTTGATATATACTTCAAGAGTAGAGTCTATTAAACTttcaaacaagaaataaatttaGAACTGACCCTACTAAGGATTTGACTAGAAGGTGTGGagtcaaaaaatgaaattggtgCTCGGAAAACTGAAGTAATCATTCCAAGGAAGAGACGCTGAGCAGTCTGAAGAGCAATAGTTGCCAGAAAAACTGCCCTTCCCAAAATGAAGATGGAACTCCCAGCAGATAACAGAGCAAACACCCACATCAAC
This window encodes:
- the LOC109947913 gene encoding BAHD acyltransferase At5g47980-like, encoding MAQEMKIEIVKKETVKPSSPTPHNLKSFKLSLLDQLSPVAYGPLVLFYPTMSVRLTEERSHQLKKSLSEALTRFYPLAGRIKDNLFIECNDEGAVYVEARVNALLSNFLDQPNLEILKLLLPIKVESPEASTGCLLLVQASFFECGGLAIGVCMSHKLADASTLSTFIKVWAATALGLGHTVVPDFSAATRYPPRDFSAQSPAAAMEMKIVKCVAKRFVFDGPKMRALKAKVTSGSVQRPTRVEAVTGLIWNCARKASKLSSGISKLSMVSQSVNIRKRVVPGLPQTSIGNLVGYYTAMAEESGIELNSMELVSRLRNGMVEFNEIHSKRLQGDIVFEAICEYFKEIENIMRRDDINLFVCTSLCNFGIYEIDFGWGKPIWVSIPFDILKNFASLIDTKEGDGIDAWISLSEEDMALFERDPELLAFASLNPNVFGPVTRRSSL